A single genomic interval of Deinococcus fonticola harbors:
- the pnp gene encoding polyribonucleotide nucleotidyltransferase: MIGKTFKTMLGGKELSIETGKLAKLVSGSVTVRYGDTMLLVTAQASDTQSKLDFLPLTVEFEERHYAVGKIPGSFHRREGRPGEKAILSARITDRQIRPLFPKGYRHETQVIITVLSADGQNAPDVLGPIGASAALSISDIPWAGPTACVRVGQVDGQYVVNPTAEQLSRSRMDLVVAGTKDAVMMVECGAQTVSEEELVGAIEFAHAEMQGVIALIEQMRSEVGHEKFNFMEEVGPTHDYVPEMTEKLRAAGLKDALLTRGKKERGVRTKEVRSKVIAEYVPDPEAEGAAELTATLKNVYSKVEKQMLRQLILDDDLRADGRSSKTVRPIWIEARPLPMAHGSAIFTRGETQVLGVTTLGTERDEILIDDLTEETGDRFLLHYNFPPYSTGEVKRMGGQSRREVGHGNLAKRAIRAVLPSFEEFPYTIRVVGEVLESNGSSSMATVCAGTLSLMDAGVPIKAPVAGVAMGLVMEGEKYRVLTDILGMEDALGDMDFKVCGSAEGVTALQMDIKVGGITPAIMREALHQAREGRLHILGKMAEVLAAPRPELSPTAPRIETMKINPELIGKVIGPGGKQVRELEAMGAQVTIEEDGTIRIFTNDGAAAAAVRARIQEVTQEAKVGAEYDGTVVKIAAFGAFVNLFPGQDGMLHISQMSEERINSVEDVLKLGDKLRVKIANIDDRGKIDLVRPELEGKVAPRTPREGGGRDGGGRGSDRGDRGPRGDRGDRGPRSDRGFSDRGGSDRGERTDRPPREHREERAERPASTDSGEWRSAQPPFPDRAPAAPREAQEAEGKQFAPAPPLSDTE, from the coding sequence ATGATCGGCAAAACATTCAAAACGATGCTGGGCGGCAAGGAACTCAGCATTGAAACGGGCAAACTGGCCAAGCTGGTGTCGGGCAGCGTGACCGTGCGTTACGGCGACACCATGCTGCTGGTGACGGCGCAGGCCAGCGACACGCAGAGCAAACTGGATTTCCTGCCGCTGACGGTGGAATTCGAGGAACGGCATTACGCGGTCGGCAAGATTCCCGGCAGTTTTCACCGCCGTGAGGGCCGGCCCGGCGAGAAGGCCATCCTGAGTGCCCGCATCACGGACCGGCAGATCCGCCCGCTGTTCCCCAAAGGCTACCGCCACGAAACGCAGGTAATCATCACGGTGCTGTCGGCCGACGGGCAGAACGCGCCGGACGTGCTGGGGCCCATCGGCGCCTCGGCGGCCCTGAGCATCAGCGACATTCCGTGGGCTGGCCCGACGGCGTGCGTGCGCGTGGGGCAGGTGGATGGTCAGTACGTGGTGAACCCCACCGCCGAGCAGCTCTCGCGCAGCCGCATGGACCTGGTGGTGGCCGGCACGAAAGACGCCGTGATGATGGTGGAGTGCGGCGCCCAGACGGTGTCCGAGGAAGAACTGGTGGGCGCCATCGAGTTCGCGCACGCCGAGATGCAGGGCGTGATCGCGTTGATCGAGCAGATGCGCTCGGAAGTGGGCCACGAGAAGTTCAATTTCATGGAGGAAGTCGGCCCGACGCACGATTACGTGCCGGAAATGACCGAGAAACTCCGCGCGGCGGGCCTGAAAGACGCCCTGCTGACGCGCGGCAAGAAGGAGCGCGGCGTGCGCACGAAGGAAGTGCGCAGCAAGGTCATTGCCGAGTACGTCCCGGATCCTGAAGCCGAGGGCGCGGCGGAACTGACCGCCACCCTGAAGAACGTGTACTCGAAGGTCGAGAAGCAGATGTTGCGCCAGCTTATTCTGGACGACGACCTGCGGGCCGACGGCCGCAGCAGCAAGACGGTACGGCCCATCTGGATAGAGGCGCGTCCCCTGCCGATGGCGCACGGCAGCGCCATTTTTACGCGCGGCGAAACGCAGGTCCTGGGCGTGACCACCCTGGGCACCGAGCGCGACGAGATCCTGATCGACGACCTGACCGAGGAAACCGGCGACAGGTTCCTGCTGCACTACAACTTCCCGCCGTACAGCACGGGCGAAGTCAAGCGCATGGGCGGGCAGTCGCGCCGCGAGGTCGGCCACGGTAACCTGGCCAAACGCGCCATTCGGGCGGTGCTGCCCAGCTTCGAGGAATTCCCCTACACCATTCGCGTGGTGGGCGAGGTGCTGGAAAGCAACGGGTCTTCCTCGATGGCCACGGTGTGTGCCGGAACGCTCTCGCTGATGGACGCCGGCGTGCCCATCAAGGCCCCGGTAGCGGGCGTGGCGATGGGCCTGGTGATGGAGGGCGAGAAGTACCGCGTGCTGACCGATATCCTGGGCATGGAGGACGCCCTGGGCGACATGGACTTCAAGGTCTGCGGCTCTGCCGAGGGCGTCACGGCCCTTCAGATGGACATCAAAGTCGGCGGCATCACCCCCGCGATCATGCGCGAGGCTCTGCACCAGGCCAGAGAAGGCCGCCTGCACATCCTGGGCAAAATGGCCGAAGTCCTGGCCGCCCCGCGCCCGGAACTGTCACCCACCGCGCCGCGCATCGAGACCATGAAGATCAACCCCGAACTGATCGGCAAGGTCATCGGCCCCGGCGGCAAACAGGTGCGCGAACTCGAAGCCATGGGCGCGCAGGTCACCATCGAGGAAGACGGCACCATTCGCATCTTCACGAACGACGGCGCGGCGGCGGCGGCCGTCCGGGCCAGGATTCAGGAAGTCACGCAGGAAGCCAAAGTGGGCGCCGAGTACGACGGCACGGTGGTGAAAATCGCGGCGTTCGGCGCCTTCGTGAACCTGTTCCCCGGCCAGGACGGCATGCTGCACATCAGCCAGATGAGCGAGGAGCGCATCAACAGTGTCGAGGACGTGCTGAAGCTGGGCGACAAGCTGCGCGTGAAAATCGCCAACATCGACGACCGCGGCAAAATTGACCTGGTTCGCCCGGAACTGGAAGGCAAAGTGGCCCCCCGCACCCCCCGCGAAGGCGGCGGACGTGATGGCGGCGGACGCGGCAGTGACCGGGGCGACCGTGGCCCACGCGGCGACCGGGGGGATCGTGGCCCGCGCAGTGATCGGGGTTTCAGCGACCGGGGAGGCAGTGACCGGGGTGAACGCACAGACCGTCCTCCCCGTGAACACCGCGAGGAACGCGCAGAGCGTCCCGCCAGCACCGATAGCGGAGAATGGCGCAGCGCCCAGCCGCCCTTTCCGGATCGTGCGCCCGCCGCCCCCCGTGAAGCGCAGGAGGCGGAAGGCAAGCAGTTTGCCCCGGCACCGCCCCTCTCCGACACCGAATAA
- the dkgB gene encoding 2,5-didehydrogluconate reductase DkgB, giving the protein MSVPRFGLGTFRLKDDVVRRVVGDALELGYRAIDTAQGYDNEAEIGEVLEASGVPRQEIYLTTKIKPANFAPDALIASLRESNEKLRVDAVDLTLIHWPVPNGAVNPQDYLKALAEAQQSGLTRGIGVSNFNIAGLKQAREILGDTPIMTNQVEIHPYLQNRKLAEFAQQEGIHLTSYMTLAVGKVMEDEVLQDIARQHAATPAQVALAWALQRGFSVIPSSTKRENLASNLRAQELTLTEEDMARIATLDQGGAVRLANPESARPDWD; this is encoded by the coding sequence ATGAGTGTTCCGCGTTTTGGGCTGGGAACGTTTCGGTTGAAGGATGATGTGGTCAGGCGCGTGGTGGGTGACGCGCTGGAACTGGGTTACCGCGCCATCGACACGGCGCAGGGCTACGACAACGAGGCCGAGATCGGCGAGGTGTTGGAGGCCTCCGGCGTGCCGCGCCAGGAGATTTACCTCACCACCAAGATCAAGCCGGCGAATTTTGCGCCGGACGCCCTGATCGCTAGCCTGCGCGAAAGCAACGAGAAGTTGCGGGTGGACGCGGTGGATTTGACGCTGATTCACTGGCCCGTGCCGAACGGGGCCGTGAACCCGCAGGACTACCTGAAGGCGCTGGCCGAGGCCCAGCAGTCGGGCCTGACGCGCGGAATCGGCGTCTCAAACTTCAATATCGCCGGGTTGAAACAGGCCCGCGAGATTCTGGGCGACACACCCATCATGACGAATCAGGTGGAAATTCACCCTTACCTGCAGAACCGCAAACTGGCAGAGTTTGCCCAGCAGGAAGGGATTCACCTGACCTCGTACATGACGCTGGCGGTTGGAAAAGTCATGGAAGACGAGGTGCTGCAAGACATTGCCCGTCAGCACGCGGCCACGCCCGCCCAGGTGGCGCTGGCGTGGGCGTTGCAGCGCGGCTTCAGTGTCATTCCCTCCAGCACGAAACGCGAGAACCTGGCCAGCAACCTGAGGGCGCAGGAACTCACGCTGACCGAAGAGGACATGGCCCGCATCGCCACCCTCGATCAGGGCGGAGCCGTGCGCCTGGCCAACCCGGAGAGCGCCCGCCCCGACTGGGACTGA
- a CDS encoding WD40 repeat domain-containing protein: protein MRLSLRPVLFIALLFSASAQASGGSLSLMENWQNMGNAPIAVSPDASLIATTRSPLGSPYRPYDTRLEVRDTRTMKLLYRAQPANGDGKTLLFSPDSKTLWTAHTGTLHYDARSGQPLENREGSDGPGISALAFSPGGETYALAGVNVIGNHSVSLDDTASGKLQWSGTPSPPTGAESERANWVHSLAFSPDGSLVASGSGGGGVILRDAQTGKRLRHLTDTAEGARRAMRKGWTAHADTVTAVHFLSPTRLLSASRDGKLKLWNAATGELLARLRLNGGLLAADVTSDGRILAATGRGLVLVGTQEDELRMLEVLRSAPQNPFTDVSVTHKVGKAFHVWLMTRKGTLSHWFLR from the coding sequence ATGAGGTTGTCGCTTCGCCCGGTTCTGTTCATTGCGCTGCTGTTCTCGGCTTCGGCACAGGCCAGCGGTGGTTCTCTGTCGCTGATGGAAAACTGGCAGAACATGGGCAACGCGCCCATTGCGGTCAGCCCAGACGCTTCACTGATAGCCACGACGCGTTCCCCGCTGGGGTCACCGTACCGGCCTTACGACACGCGCCTGGAAGTGCGGGACACGCGCACCATGAAGCTGCTTTACCGCGCCCAGCCCGCCAACGGCGACGGGAAGACGCTGCTGTTCAGCCCCGACAGCAAAACACTCTGGACGGCCCATACGGGAACCCTTCATTACGACGCCCGTTCCGGCCAGCCGCTGGAGAACCGCGAAGGCAGCGACGGCCCCGGCATCAGCGCCCTGGCTTTCTCACCCGGCGGGGAAACTTACGCGCTGGCGGGCGTGAATGTTATCGGGAATCACAGTGTTTCGCTTGATGACACGGCGTCGGGCAAGCTGCAGTGGTCAGGCACGCCGTCCCCCCCGACCGGCGCCGAGAGCGAGCGGGCCAACTGGGTTCACTCGCTGGCGTTCAGTCCTGACGGTTCACTGGTGGCGAGTGGTTCCGGCGGGGGCGGCGTGATCCTGCGGGACGCTCAAACTGGGAAACGTCTGCGTCACCTGACGGACACGGCAGAAGGGGCAAGGCGGGCCATGCGCAAAGGCTGGACGGCCCACGCTGACACCGTGACAGCCGTACATTTCCTGTCGCCCACGCGCCTGCTGAGTGCCTCGCGCGACGGGAAGTTGAAATTGTGGAATGCCGCCACGGGTGAACTGCTCGCCCGCCTGCGCTTGAACGGCGGTTTGCTGGCGGCGGACGTGACCTCTGACGGGCGCATTCTCGCCGCGACTGGGCGCGGGCTGGTACTGGTTGGAACGCAGGAAGATGAGTTACGGATGCTGGAAGTCCTGCGGAGCGCACCTCAGAACCCATTCACAGATGTCAGCGTGACCCATAAAGTCGGGAAAGCGTTCCACGTCTGGCTCATGACCCGCAAAGGCACCCTGAGTCACTGGTTCCTGAGGTAA
- a CDS encoding gluconokinase, producing the protein MNTRAVIVMGVSGSGKTTLGTALAKRLGWEFVDADDYHPQANREKMARGQPLNDNDRQPWLEILHRLLADHVREGRPLVLACSALKQKYRDTLMQGMDGVALVYPHGSQDLIAERLRERGSSHFMPVSLLDSQFETLEPPTNAIEADIRRPTSELVSLIMEQL; encoded by the coding sequence ATGAACACGCGAGCAGTGATCGTGATGGGCGTGTCGGGCAGCGGCAAAACCACGCTGGGAACGGCGCTGGCGAAGCGCCTCGGCTGGGAATTTGTCGACGCCGACGACTACCACCCGCAGGCCAACCGCGAAAAGATGGCCCGTGGTCAGCCCTTGAACGACAATGACCGGCAGCCCTGGCTGGAGATCCTCCACAGGCTGCTGGCCGACCACGTCCGTGAGGGAAGGCCGCTGGTGCTGGCCTGCTCGGCCCTGAAACAGAAGTACCGTGACACCCTGATGCAGGGCATGGACGGCGTAGCCCTGGTGTACCCGCACGGCAGCCAGGATCTTATTGCCGAACGTCTGCGGGAGCGCGGGAGCAGTCACTTCATGCCGGTGAGCCTGCTGGACAGCCAGTTCGAGACGCTGGAGCCGCCCACGAACGCCATTGAGGCCGACATCCGCAGACCGACCAGTGAACTTGTGTCGCTCATCATGGAGCAGCTGTAA
- a CDS encoding biotin transporter BioY codes for MKTKDIVYIALFAAIMAALAVIPPVMLGTGVPISSQSMGPMLAGAILGARRGALSMLLFLVLVAVGLPLLVGGRGGAGVFAGVTGGFLVSWPIAAYLIGLLTERYWHRLSVPLALAIIFVTSVVVMYGIGNAWLSIAAPMSYLKATLAAGPFLPGDFVKALLTAVIAVTVKRSYPIIRPARIAAA; via the coding sequence GTGAAGACGAAAGACATCGTTTATATCGCGCTGTTTGCAGCGATTATGGCCGCGCTGGCGGTTATTCCGCCGGTCATGCTGGGCACCGGGGTGCCTATTTCCTCGCAGAGCATGGGGCCGATGCTGGCGGGGGCCATTCTGGGGGCACGGCGCGGGGCGCTGTCGATGCTGCTGTTCCTGGTGCTGGTGGCGGTGGGGTTGCCGCTGCTGGTGGGCGGGCGTGGGGGCGCGGGCGTCTTCGCGGGCGTGACCGGCGGCTTTCTGGTCAGCTGGCCCATCGCCGCTTACCTGATTGGCCTGCTAACCGAGCGCTACTGGCACAGGCTCAGCGTGCCGCTGGCCCTGGCGATCATTTTCGTGACCTCGGTGGTCGTGATGTACGGCATCGGGAACGCCTGGCTCAGCATCGCCGCGCCCATGAGTTACCTGAAAGCCACCCTCGCCGCCGGGCCGTTCCTGCCGGGCGACTTCGTGAAAGCCCTGCTGACGGCCGTGATCGCCGTGACCGTGAAGCGCAGTTACCCGATCATTCGCCCGGCGCGCATCGCTGCGGCCTGA
- a CDS encoding energy-coupling factor ABC transporter ATP-binding protein: MIELKEVSHVYESGPVLQGVNLKLPERRIGVIGSNGSGKSTFARLLNGLLLPTHGQVLVDGLNTREQAREVRRRVGFVFQNPDNQIVFPVVEEDLAFGLKNLKLPPAEIEARITAVLARYDLQAFRQHSSHLLSGGQKQLMAISGVLVMQPEYVVFDEPTTLLDLRNRNRIVQVIRELPQTAIVVTHDLDLLADFGRVLVFDGGRVVMDAPPAQAIAFYRELMA; encoded by the coding sequence ATGATCGAGCTTAAAGAGGTCAGCCACGTCTACGAGAGTGGCCCCGTCCTGCAGGGCGTGAATCTCAAGCTGCCGGAGCGGCGCATCGGCGTAATCGGCAGCAACGGCAGTGGCAAAAGCACCTTCGCCCGGCTGCTCAACGGGCTGCTGCTGCCCACCCACGGGCAGGTGCTGGTGGACGGCCTGAACACCCGTGAACAGGCCAGGGAGGTGCGCCGCCGCGTGGGCTTCGTGTTTCAGAACCCGGACAACCAGATCGTTTTTCCGGTGGTCGAGGAAGACCTGGCCTTCGGCCTGAAGAACCTCAAACTTCCGCCCGCCGAAATCGAGGCGCGCATCACGGCGGTGCTGGCGCGCTACGACCTGCAGGCGTTCCGGCAGCACTCTTCTCACCTGCTGTCGGGCGGGCAGAAGCAACTGATGGCGATTTCCGGCGTGCTGGTCATGCAACCCGAGTACGTGGTCTTCGACGAACCCACTACCCTGCTCGACCTGCGCAACCGCAACCGCATCGTGCAGGTGATCCGCGAGTTACCGCAGACCGCCATCGTGGTCACGCACGACCTGGACTTGCTGGCCGACTTTGGGCGCGTTCTGGTGTTCGACGGTGGGCGCGTGGTCATGGACGCGCCGCCCGCGCAGGCCATCGCGTTCTACCGCGAGTTGATGGCGTGA